Proteins from a genomic interval of Clostridium sp. M62/1:
- a CDS encoding response regulator transcription factor has translation MAEKQKILIVDDDENIAELISLYLTKECYETKIVGDGEEALKVFPVFKPNLILLDLMLPGMDGYQVCRELRSSSQVPIIMLSAKGEIFDKVLGLELGADDYMIKPFDSKELVARVKAVLRRYQAAPQPQEPAGPDQKGQYVEFPDLIVNLTNYSVIYNGHSIEMPPKELELLYFLASSPNQVFTREQLLDHIWGYEYIGDTRTVDVHIKRLREKIKDHEKWALTTVWGIGYKFEVKR, from the coding sequence ATGGCAGAAAAACAGAAAATCCTCATTGTGGATGACGACGAAAATATTGCGGAGCTTATCTCCCTGTATCTGACCAAGGAGTGCTATGAGACGAAGATTGTAGGCGACGGCGAGGAGGCCCTGAAGGTGTTCCCGGTCTTTAAGCCAAACCTCATTCTCCTTGACCTGATGCTTCCCGGCATGGACGGCTACCAGGTGTGCCGGGAGCTGCGCTCCTCCTCCCAGGTACCCATTATCATGCTCTCCGCCAAGGGAGAGATTTTTGACAAGGTTCTGGGACTGGAGCTGGGCGCCGACGACTATATGATCAAGCCCTTTGACTCCAAGGAGCTGGTGGCCAGGGTGAAGGCTGTTCTCAGGCGCTACCAGGCGGCCCCCCAGCCCCAGGAACCGGCAGGTCCGGATCAGAAGGGACAGTATGTGGAATTTCCGGATCTCATTGTAAACCTGACCAACTACTCTGTCATTTACAATGGCCATTCCATCGAGATGCCTCCCAAGGAGCTGGAGCTTTTATACTTCCTGGCCTCCTCACCGAACCAGGTGTTCACAAGGGAGCAGCTTCTCGACCATATCTGGGGATATGAGTATATCGGCGATACGAGAACGGTGGATGTGCATATCAAGCGCCTGCGCGAAAAGATCAAAGATCACGAAAAATGGGCCTTAACCACGGTCTGGGGCATCGGGTATAAATTTGAAGTAAAGCGGTAG
- a CDS encoding sensor histidine kinase, translating into MAIKLRSSSEKQILKDEGRNCGRNLKGRIMGLFLALFLAAAVAGGVMAFYPWLSKEMQAGKTIVPAEEWESGPEEYAGSAESLYGEETYVYPGYDYYVESRDSSSYEGYVIYMEDEVWVLPGYIRVEDALEAITLGAAVLVVLLAFFLAAVRYFQMTDILIFKMPFELMVLTGFLIFGISMGSGMGPQMACAALSGESMALMSGGYYQMSPESAETVLAAVNYASWFFLALTLFWMAETAASFFTLGPARWFRERTLTGAFLRFLKRFAVNSYRQVEKIDLRERSTKTLIRIVGINFVLLTVFCSLWFFGIFGLIVYSAVLYLILRRLYDRMQEKYKILLRATNELAEGNLDVEITEDLGVFEPFRDEIQKIRTGFKKAVEEEVKSQRMKTELITNVSHDLKTPLTAIITYVNLLKQPQLTKEEREAYIQILDQKSMRLKALIEDLFEVSKANSGSIALNLVEVDVVSLMKQVRLELDDRMRTSGIDFRFQLPDRKIKLLLDSEKTYRVFENLLINIVKYGMPGTRAYIEITEREEEGQEKTGEVRVAMKNISAAELSDDGRDLTDRFVRGDQSRNTEGSGLGLAIARSFVELQGGRFELETEADLFKVTLMWKKDGEREETAFS; encoded by the coding sequence TTGGCTATAAAATTGAGAAGCAGCAGTGAGAAACAGATTTTAAAGGATGAAGGCAGAAACTGTGGACGGAACCTGAAGGGCAGAATTATGGGGCTTTTCCTGGCTCTTTTCCTGGCGGCCGCCGTAGCGGGAGGAGTGATGGCCTTTTATCCCTGGCTGTCAAAGGAGATGCAGGCCGGAAAGACCATTGTGCCTGCAGAGGAATGGGAGAGCGGGCCGGAAGAATACGCGGGCAGTGCGGAGAGCCTCTATGGGGAGGAGACATACGTCTATCCCGGCTATGATTACTATGTGGAAAGCCGGGACAGCTCCTCATACGAAGGCTATGTAATCTATATGGAGGATGAGGTATGGGTTCTGCCTGGCTATATCAGAGTGGAGGATGCCCTGGAGGCCATTACTCTGGGGGCTGCAGTGCTGGTGGTGCTCCTGGCCTTCTTTCTGGCAGCAGTCCGGTATTTCCAGATGACGGACATCCTGATTTTTAAAATGCCCTTTGAGCTGATGGTTCTCACTGGATTTCTGATCTTCGGGATTTCCATGGGAAGCGGGATGGGCCCCCAGATGGCCTGCGCCGCCCTGAGCGGAGAGAGCATGGCTCTCATGAGCGGCGGATATTACCAGATGAGCCCTGAGAGCGCTGAAACCGTGCTGGCTGCAGTCAATTATGCATCCTGGTTTTTCCTGGCCCTGACGCTGTTCTGGATGGCGGAGACGGCTGCCTCCTTCTTTACCCTGGGACCGGCCAGATGGTTCAGGGAGAGGACGCTCACCGGAGCATTTCTGCGGTTTTTAAAAAGGTTTGCCGTGAACAGCTACAGACAGGTGGAGAAAATAGATTTGAGGGAGCGCTCCACAAAGACGCTTATCAGGATCGTGGGAATCAATTTTGTCCTTCTCACTGTATTCTGCAGTCTCTGGTTCTTTGGGATTTTCGGGCTGATCGTATACTCTGCAGTCCTGTACCTGATTCTCAGAAGGCTGTATGACCGGATGCAGGAAAAATATAAAATCCTGCTCAGAGCGACGAATGAGCTGGCGGAGGGAAATCTGGATGTGGAGATCACAGAGGATCTGGGCGTGTTCGAGCCGTTTCGGGATGAGATACAGAAGATCCGGACAGGCTTTAAAAAAGCAGTGGAGGAGGAGGTAAAGAGCCAGCGGATGAAGACGGAGCTGATAACCAATGTCTCCCATGATCTGAAAACGCCTCTGACGGCGATTATTACTTATGTAAACCTTTTAAAGCAGCCCCAGCTCACGAAGGAGGAGCGGGAGGCGTATATTCAGATCCTGGATCAGAAGTCCATGCGGCTGAAAGCACTCATAGAGGATCTGTTTGAGGTCAGCAAGGCCAACAGCGGAAGCATTGCCCTGAACCTGGTGGAGGTGGACGTGGTAAGCCTGATGAAGCAGGTAAGGCTGGAGCTGGACGACAGGATGAGAACGAGCGGGATCGATTTCCGGTTTCAGCTGCCGGACAGAAAGATAAAGCTCCTTCTGGACAGCGAAAAGACCTACCGGGTATTTGAAAATCTGCTGATAAACATTGTCAAATACGGAATGCCGGGAACCAGGGCGTATATCGAGATAACGGAACGGGAGGAGGAAGGCCAGGAAAAGACAGGCGAGGTTCGCGTTGCCATGAAGAATATCTCTGCCGCGGAGCTGTCTGATGACGGACGTGATCTCACAGACCGTTTTGTGAGGGGAGACCAGTCCAGAAACACAGAAGGCTCCGGACTGGGCCTTGCAATCGCCAGGAGCTTTGTGGAGCTCCAGGGAGGAAGATTTGAACTGGAGACAGAGGCAGATCTGTTCAAGGTGACGCTGATGTGGAAAAAAGACGGGGAGAGAGAAGAGACGGCTTTCTCATAA
- a CDS encoding sensor histidine kinase, protein MIHSLYYKFILGYLIFGFLGFVTIATFSSDITHDYLVKQKAEALYDEANLIAENCSNVYTGKQLNLEAAKPQLEAMASYLSSDIWIVNHEGTIIMDSSRRLTGSSIEDFDPTAGGNKPYAIGMYYGMFSDEVLSVSSPITGNFNTYGYIVIHMPMSLVTEEQNSILNIIYITAGIIFAISLILLLFFTKTVYFPLKKITRAATEYAAGNLSYSIELHTQDEMGYLANTLNYMAMELNKMEEYQHKFIANVSHDFRSPLTSIKGYLEAIIDGTIPPELYEKYLNIIIAETERLNKLTQGMLTLNSLDSKGFLTRTNFDINRVIKDTAAAFEGTCNAKGITFDLTFSDSIQMVFADLGKIQQVLYNLIDNAIKFSHEDSVIYIQVAEKHEKIFVSVKDTGVGIPKDSIKKIWERFYKSDPSRGKDKKGTGLGLAIVKEIIQAHDENIDVVSTEGVGTEFIFSLPKANLG, encoded by the coding sequence ATGATCCACTCCCTGTACTATAAATTTATTCTCGGCTATCTCATTTTCGGTTTCCTGGGCTTTGTGACCATCGCCACCTTCTCATCAGACATAACCCATGACTATCTGGTAAAACAGAAGGCGGAGGCGCTGTACGATGAGGCCAACCTGATTGCAGAAAACTGCAGCAATGTCTACACAGGAAAACAGCTGAATCTGGAGGCGGCAAAACCCCAGCTTGAAGCTATGGCATCCTACCTCTCCTCCGACATCTGGATTGTAAACCACGAGGGCACCATCATCATGGACAGCAGCCGCCGACTGACCGGAAGCTCCATTGAAGATTTCGACCCGACGGCTGGAGGCAATAAGCCCTATGCGATTGGAATGTACTACGGAATGTTTTCTGATGAGGTGCTGTCCGTGTCGTCTCCCATAACGGGAAATTTCAACACATACGGCTATATTGTGATCCACATGCCCATGAGCCTGGTGACAGAGGAACAGAACAGTATTCTGAATATTATATACATTACAGCGGGAATTATCTTTGCCATCTCGCTGATCCTCCTGCTCTTCTTCACCAAGACCGTGTATTTCCCGCTGAAAAAAATTACCCGGGCGGCCACGGAGTACGCGGCAGGAAACCTGTCCTACAGTATAGAGCTCCACACTCAGGACGAGATGGGCTATCTGGCCAATACCCTGAACTACATGGCCATGGAGCTGAACAAGATGGAGGAATATCAGCACAAGTTCATTGCCAATGTGTCCCACGACTTCCGCTCACCTCTGACCTCCATCAAGGGGTATCTGGAAGCCATCATCGACGGCACTATCCCGCCGGAGCTGTACGAAAAATATCTGAATATCATCATTGCAGAAACGGAGAGGCTCAACAAACTGACCCAGGGAATGCTGACCTTAAACTCCCTTGACAGCAAGGGCTTTCTGACCCGCACCAACTTTGATATCAACCGGGTCATCAAGGATACGGCGGCCGCCTTTGAGGGCACCTGCAATGCCAAGGGCATCACCTTTGATCTGACGTTCAGTGACTCCATCCAGATGGTTTTCGCGGACCTGGGAAAAATCCAGCAGGTGCTGTACAATCTGATCGACAATGCCATCAAATTCAGCCACGAGGATTCTGTGATCTATATCCAGGTTGCAGAAAAGCACGAGAAGATCTTCGTCTCCGTCAAAGATACGGGAGTGGGGATACCAAAGGACAGCATCAAAAAAATCTGGGAGCGGTTTTACAAGTCCGACCCTTCCCGCGGAAAGGACAAAAAGGGGACCGGCCTGGGCCTTGCCATCGTGAAGGAGATTATTCAGGCCCACGACGAAAATATCGATGTAGTCAGCACCGAGGGGGTTGGAACAGAGTTTATTTTCAGCCTGCCAAAGGCGAATCTGGGGTAA
- a CDS encoding DEAD/DEAH box helicase has protein sequence METIRFEELNLDAKILRAVTDMGFEAASPIQAKAIPLELEGKDIIGQAQTGTGKTAAFGIPLLEKIDPKNKKLQAVVLCPTRELAIQVAEEIRNLAKYMHGIKVLPIYGGQEIVKQIRSLKDGVQVIIGTPGRVMDHMRRKTIKFGQVHTVVLDEADEMLNMGFLEDMETILSELPEERQTVMFSATMPQAIAEIAKKFQKDPEIVKVVKKDLTVPKVTQYYYDVKPKNKLEVMCRLLDMYAPKLSVVFCNTKKQVDELVLALQGRGYFAEGLHGDLKQVQRDRVMNGFRKGRTDILVATDVAARGIDVDDVEAVFNYDIPQDEEYYVHRIGRTGRAGREGKAFSLVVGKEVYKLRDIQRYCKTKIVPQPIPSIDDVTEIKADKILCQAEEILQDNDMDRLIDIIERKVLEEDYTTLDLAAGLLRMIMGEDNEDIIEDSRPLRSLDDLGDWRDRNYGRGRGSRSGGRGNRSGGDDMARLFINIGKNQNVKPGDILGAIAGESGMPGKMVGSIDMYDKYTFVEVPREQADIVLQAMKDARIKGKNIHIEKANRR, from the coding sequence ATGGAAACAATCAGATTTGAAGAATTAAACCTGGACGCAAAGATTCTGCGGGCAGTGACGGACATGGGGTTTGAGGCGGCGTCCCCGATTCAGGCGAAGGCGATTCCACTGGAGCTGGAGGGAAAGGATATTATCGGGCAGGCCCAGACGGGAACAGGAAAGACTGCCGCCTTTGGTATCCCCCTTCTGGAAAAGATCGATCCGAAAAATAAAAAGCTGCAGGCAGTTGTGCTCTGCCCTACCAGAGAGCTGGCAATCCAGGTGGCTGAGGAGATCCGAAATCTTGCAAAATACATGCACGGGATCAAGGTACTTCCCATTTACGGAGGTCAGGAAATTGTAAAGCAGATCCGCTCATTAAAGGATGGCGTGCAGGTGATTATAGGAACGCCGGGCCGGGTGATGGATCACATGCGGAGAAAGACCATCAAGTTTGGCCAGGTACACACCGTTGTCCTGGACGAGGCGGATGAGATGCTCAATATGGGCTTTCTGGAGGATATGGAAACCATCTTAAGCGAACTGCCCGAGGAACGGCAGACGGTGATGTTCTCCGCCACCATGCCGCAGGCTATTGCCGAGATTGCGAAGAAGTTCCAGAAGGATCCGGAAATCGTGAAGGTAGTAAAAAAGGACCTGACAGTTCCCAAGGTAACCCAGTATTACTACGATGTAAAGCCGAAGAACAAGCTGGAGGTTATGTGCCGCCTTCTCGATATGTACGCTCCCAAGCTGTCTGTCGTCTTCTGCAATACGAAAAAGCAGGTGGATGAGCTGGTGCTTGCCCTTCAGGGCCGCGGCTACTTTGCAGAGGGACTTCACGGGGATTTAAAGCAGGTGCAGCGTGACCGGGTCATGAACGGCTTCAGGAAGGGCCGCACGGACATTCTGGTGGCAACGGATGTGGCTGCCAGAGGAATCGATGTGGACGACGTGGAGGCTGTGTTTAACTATGACATCCCCCAGGACGAGGAGTATTACGTTCACCGCATCGGCCGTACCGGCCGGGCAGGAAGAGAGGGAAAGGCCTTCAGCCTTGTGGTGGGCAAGGAGGTCTACAAGCTCAGGGATATTCAGCGCTACTGCAAGACCAAGATTGTCCCTCAGCCGATTCCGTCCATTGACGATGTGACAGAGATCAAGGCGGACAAGATTCTCTGCCAGGCGGAGGAGATCCTCCAGGACAATGACATGGATCGTCTGATCGACATTATTGAGAGGAAGGTTCTCGAGGAGGACTATACCACCCTTGATCTGGCGGCAGGGCTTCTCCGGATGATCATGGGTGAGGATAATGAGGATATTATCGAGGATTCCCGTCCTCTGCGCTCCCTGGATGACCTGGGTGACTGGAGAGACAGAAATTACGGCCGCGGCAGAGGCTCCAGATCAGGCGGACGGGGAAACCGTTCCGGCGGGGATGACATGGCAAGACTGTTTATCAACATCGGAAAGAATCAGAATGTGAAGCCGGGAGACATCCTGGGCGCTATCGCGGGAGAGTCCGGAATGCCTGGCAAGATGGTGGGAAGCATTGACATGTATGATAAGTATACCTTTGTGGAAGTTCCGAGAGAGCAGGCGGACATTGTGCTTCAGGCCATGAAGGATGCGCGGATCAAGGGCAAAAACATCCATATCGAGAAGGCAAACAGGAGATAA
- a CDS encoding response regulator transcription factor, which translates to MEKQTGADAGHILIVEDDREIRQGIEIFLRGQGYRVFQAADGIEGLRVIEKEEIHLAIVDIMMPRMDGITMVIKLREQYDFPVIFLSAKSEEVDKIMGLNMGADDYVTKPFTPMELLARVNSQLRRYRRFMKLLEEKEAGGQEEQDKNVYRIGGLELNEDTVELFVDGSPVKVTPMEFKILLLLMKNPGHVFSAEEIYERVWNERAVNIDTVMVHVRNIREKIEINPRNPKYLKVVWGVGYKIEKQQ; encoded by the coding sequence ATGGAAAAGCAGACAGGCGCGGATGCAGGGCACATTCTGATTGTGGAGGATGACAGAGAGATCAGGCAGGGCATCGAAATTTTTCTGAGAGGCCAGGGATACAGGGTATTTCAGGCAGCAGACGGAATAGAGGGGCTCAGAGTGATTGAGAAGGAGGAGATCCATCTGGCTATTGTAGACATTATGATGCCCAGAATGGACGGAATCACAATGGTCATAAAACTCAGAGAGCAGTATGATTTTCCGGTTATCTTCCTGTCAGCCAAGTCAGAGGAGGTCGACAAGATTATGGGACTCAACATGGGAGCTGACGACTATGTGACTAAGCCGTTCACTCCCATGGAGCTTCTGGCCCGGGTCAATTCCCAGCTTCGCCGCTACCGCCGGTTTATGAAGCTTCTGGAAGAGAAGGAAGCAGGCGGACAGGAAGAACAGGATAAAAATGTCTACCGCATCGGCGGACTGGAGTTAAATGAGGACACGGTGGAGCTCTTTGTGGATGGCTCACCGGTGAAGGTGACGCCCATGGAGTTTAAGATCCTCCTCCTTCTCATGAAGAATCCGGGACATGTGTTCTCGGCGGAGGAGATCTATGAGCGCGTATGGAACGAGCGGGCCGTCAATATTGACACGGTGATGGTCCATGTGAGAAATATCAGGGAAAAGATCGAGATCAATCCCAGAAATCCAAAATATTTAAAGGTGGTGTGGGGCGTTGGCTATAAAATTGAGAAGCAGCAGTGA